Proteins encoded together in one Kutzneria kofuensis window:
- a CDS encoding IS701 family transposase — MFALVAGRFAQADSRHRARMYLLGLLSGAERKNSWTIAEQAGDLAPDGMQRLLNFYRWDADAVRDDLRDYVLDQITDPTGVVVADETGFLKKGTKSAGVQRQYSGTAGRIENCQLGVFLTYVSARGRALIDRELYLPASWTDDRERCAEAGIDEDVEFATKPVLAQHMLARLLEAGRDIDWFTADEAYGDNPGLRTWLEDNDIDYVMAVSCDQRFTTPKGAVRADALARSAPRKGWQRLSAGEGSKGRRLYDWLLLDPGADEHLLVVRRSISKPDELAYYICHTRRPVPLAELVRVAGSRWGVEETFQFAKNETGLDHYQVRKYQAWYRHVTLSMLAAAFLAVTASAERDRDAKGASQPATSV, encoded by the coding sequence ATGTTCGCGCTGGTCGCAGGCCGGTTCGCACAGGCAGACTCACGCCACCGGGCCAGGATGTACCTGCTGGGCTTGCTGTCGGGCGCCGAGCGCAAGAACTCCTGGACGATCGCCGAGCAGGCCGGTGACCTGGCCCCTGACGGCATGCAGCGCCTGCTGAACTTCTACCGCTGGGACGCCGACGCGGTCCGAGACGACCTGCGGGACTACGTGCTGGACCAGATCACTGATCCCACCGGGGTCGTGGTCGCCGACGAGACCGGATTCCTCAAGAAAGGCACCAAATCCGCCGGTGTCCAACGGCAGTACTCCGGCACCGCCGGTCGGATCGAGAACTGCCAACTCGGCGTGTTCTTGACCTACGTGTCGGCCCGGGGGCGGGCGTTGATCGACCGCGAGCTCTACCTGCCCGCGTCCTGGACCGACGACCGCGAGCGCTGCGCGGAGGCCGGGATCGACGAGGATGTGGAGTTCGCGACCAAGCCCGTGCTGGCCCAACACATGCTGGCTCGCCTGCTGGAGGCGGGAAGGGACATCGACTGGTTCACCGCGGACGAGGCATACGGCGACAATCCCGGCCTGCGAACCTGGCTAGAAGACAACGACATCGACTACGTCATGGCCGTTTCCTGCGATCAGCGCTTCACCACCCCGAAAGGCGCTGTGCGGGCGGATGCGTTGGCTCGCAGCGCACCGCGCAAGGGCTGGCAACGCCTGTCGGCCGGTGAGGGCAGCAAGGGGCGCCGGCTGTATGACTGGCTGCTGCTGGACCCGGGCGCGGACGAGCACCTTCTCGTGGTGCGCCGGTCGATCAGCAAGCCGGACGAGTTGGCGTACTACATCTGCCACACCCGCCGTCCCGTGCCGTTGGCAGAACTTGTCCGGGTCGCCGGCAGTCGTTGGGGTGTCGAGGAAACCTTCCAGTTCGCCAAGAACGAGACCGGCTTGGACCACTACCAGGTCCGCAAGTATCAGGCGTGGTACCGACATGTCACGCTGTCGATGCTGGCCGCCGCGTTCCTGGCCGTGACCGCGTCCGCTGAACGCGACCGCGACGCAAAGGGGGCGTCACAGCCGGCCACGAGTGTTTGA
- a CDS encoding AAA domain-containing protein, translating to MSLAEIDAMVTALFCGDVTPHGSYRAPGGGAQVKGIELLADALYRYDLVERATATSVTLQLYVGVDGLGEGLWRQEVRVLQRVASLGHPALPQMVDGGTVEKSVTSPYSVSGCAFVVTRRSDGMYDAAAAGDNTRAGLTEIIDALKASPSKAVAHLMSLADALAILHDMGIVHRNIWPGTIEYTASQNEEQLILARFEMSSLVSNLLRSSLRDAGERAEQARKLIVGQGADALAYFSRERLEFLLNEGARLEDHRSDIYSLGMVAAEWFTGAIPAELLRAVTSAISGDTPELDGLLAANRAINTYMRDAVKSLPGPLAVLLRDMLSWDKPTGRPSAADVVSRISDHYEHLVSDSASAPSGPHLLIFMPEECRDTLLKWELVDLDPMTPEGKEETSEFIRADLKNARFLHLPNGAEPFVPGNDPEKRRAADHVFLGRNMAWFCRPYEPVIGFNRRGAPDDRGLVIAFVLGLDTGRGHRLKIAVERASKRRWVPSVHIVPSDIDKQEMQEKLEASPSWRPLFEAVYDAAPQTKAEREFSHAFDWLLQFQRTELEARQYPYIADGAGERDRVVLRFDEERDRRWRFSSAMATVFAGTASLRPNMGDFFHAARSNSGITTVLLRADDDGVPARRVAISLECVGGHNDTVEVAAGHQTRSVPSRGWITLAEDSGSWVALRRQEDARAELLANRVLVQQLATPRAVEMPRLTKRSTTTQVAEAMSKIEPLFALQGPPGTGKTEVTAEAILAYLKAEPGSRVLVSTQSNFALDNIAERLLRKLGMVGEDDQPATSATDVVAVRATTEWSSDKVDELVRPFLINDLAERRQQEIVERTEQLLVNADDHTRSLLAQWPAIVRDGLPELIDRLHRSANLVFATCSSATPALLTQSASTDLFDWVVIEEAAKAWPTELAIPLARGTRWAVVGDHRQLPAHRRREIVDFLDECASSSIVDLQLHGQRKDAYLAVFDLFGQMFEGAADPAVPRPRHTMRTQYRMRDAISQIVSRMFYPVTPTKPGEHTDINRPGLLETGRDDNGILHAPAGLARHAVVWIDTTDSPLCEEESAWRNAGEVQIIEQLLASLRPRPVPKQDGYGDHPVAVLSPYRLQLELLRTRPDLKPYASTIHAFQGREANVVVVSLVRNQKRGPVEQPWRNIGHLHEPELVNVLFSRAREHLVLVGSFRHFQYNGGPMWADICTLVEKHGIVRKAADFVEA from the coding sequence ATGTCGCTCGCTGAAATCGATGCCATGGTTACCGCGTTGTTCTGTGGCGACGTGACTCCCCACGGCTCGTACCGAGCCCCCGGCGGTGGTGCTCAGGTCAAAGGGATCGAGTTGCTCGCCGATGCTCTGTATCGCTATGACCTGGTCGAGAGAGCCACAGCCACATCGGTGACACTGCAACTTTATGTGGGTGTTGACGGCCTTGGCGAAGGTTTATGGCGGCAAGAAGTGCGGGTGCTGCAGAGAGTCGCGTCACTCGGTCATCCCGCGCTGCCGCAGATGGTAGACGGCGGAACTGTCGAGAAATCAGTGACCAGCCCTTACTCCGTGAGCGGATGCGCGTTCGTCGTGACGCGCCGAAGCGACGGGATGTACGACGCGGCGGCCGCCGGGGACAACACGCGGGCAGGCCTCACGGAGATCATCGACGCGCTGAAAGCAAGTCCGTCGAAGGCGGTCGCGCACCTGATGAGCCTCGCCGACGCGCTGGCGATCCTCCACGACATGGGCATCGTGCACCGCAACATCTGGCCGGGAACCATCGAGTACACCGCGTCGCAGAACGAGGAGCAGTTGATCCTCGCCAGGTTCGAGATGAGCAGCCTGGTGTCGAACCTGCTCAGGTCGTCCCTGCGCGACGCGGGGGAGCGGGCCGAGCAGGCCAGGAAGCTCATCGTCGGGCAAGGAGCCGACGCGCTTGCCTACTTCTCCCGCGAGCGGCTCGAGTTTCTGCTCAATGAGGGAGCGAGGCTCGAAGATCACCGCTCTGACATCTACAGCCTGGGTATGGTCGCCGCGGAGTGGTTCACCGGGGCCATTCCGGCGGAACTTCTGCGGGCGGTCACGTCCGCGATCTCGGGTGACACGCCGGAGCTCGACGGTTTGCTGGCCGCGAATCGCGCCATCAACACCTATATGCGCGACGCCGTCAAGAGTTTGCCCGGCCCACTCGCAGTTCTGCTGCGGGATATGCTTTCCTGGGACAAACCCACGGGAAGGCCGAGTGCGGCCGACGTCGTCAGCCGGATATCCGACCACTACGAGCACCTCGTATCGGACTCAGCCTCCGCTCCGAGCGGTCCCCACCTACTGATATTCATGCCCGAGGAATGTCGCGACACTCTGCTGAAATGGGAGCTCGTGGATCTTGATCCGATGACTCCCGAGGGCAAGGAGGAGACGAGCGAGTTCATCAGGGCGGACTTGAAGAATGCTCGGTTCCTGCACCTGCCGAATGGTGCTGAACCGTTCGTGCCCGGCAACGACCCCGAGAAGAGGCGCGCCGCGGACCATGTCTTTCTCGGTCGCAACATGGCGTGGTTCTGCCGGCCGTACGAGCCGGTCATCGGTTTCAACCGTCGAGGTGCGCCCGATGACCGGGGCCTGGTGATCGCGTTTGTGCTGGGACTCGACACCGGACGTGGGCATCGCCTGAAGATCGCGGTCGAGCGCGCCAGCAAGCGGCGGTGGGTACCTTCGGTCCACATCGTGCCGTCGGACATCGACAAACAGGAGATGCAGGAGAAGCTCGAGGCCAGTCCGTCGTGGCGGCCCCTGTTCGAAGCCGTTTACGACGCGGCGCCGCAGACGAAGGCCGAACGCGAGTTCTCCCATGCCTTCGACTGGTTGTTGCAGTTCCAGCGAACCGAGCTGGAGGCGCGCCAGTACCCGTACATCGCGGACGGCGCGGGCGAACGCGATCGCGTTGTGCTGCGCTTCGACGAGGAGCGCGACCGGCGCTGGCGGTTCAGCTCGGCGATGGCCACCGTGTTCGCGGGTACAGCGTCCTTGCGGCCAAACATGGGCGACTTCTTCCATGCGGCGCGCAGCAATAGCGGAATCACCACCGTGTTGCTACGCGCCGACGACGACGGCGTGCCCGCCCGCCGGGTGGCGATCAGCCTGGAGTGTGTGGGAGGGCACAACGACACGGTCGAGGTCGCCGCAGGGCATCAGACCAGATCCGTGCCGAGCCGCGGTTGGATCACGCTGGCTGAGGACTCCGGCTCATGGGTCGCCTTGCGCAGGCAGGAGGACGCGCGAGCCGAGTTGCTTGCGAACCGGGTACTGGTGCAGCAACTGGCCACTCCGAGGGCAGTCGAAATGCCGCGCTTGACCAAGCGGAGCACCACCACGCAGGTCGCCGAGGCGATGAGCAAGATCGAACCGCTGTTCGCCTTGCAGGGACCACCAGGAACGGGGAAGACCGAGGTCACCGCCGAGGCGATCTTGGCGTACCTCAAGGCGGAGCCGGGTAGCAGGGTCCTGGTGTCCACCCAGTCGAACTTCGCGCTTGACAACATCGCCGAGCGGCTCCTTCGCAAGCTGGGCATGGTAGGTGAAGATGACCAGCCTGCGACCTCCGCGACCGACGTGGTCGCGGTCCGTGCGACTACCGAGTGGAGTTCGGACAAGGTCGACGAGCTCGTCCGGCCGTTCCTCATCAATGACCTCGCGGAGCGCAGACAACAGGAGATCGTCGAACGCACCGAGCAGCTACTGGTGAACGCCGATGACCACACCCGGTCACTGTTGGCGCAGTGGCCGGCGATAGTGCGCGACGGTCTTCCCGAGCTGATAGACCGCCTGCACCGATCCGCCAACCTGGTGTTCGCTACCTGTTCCTCCGCGACTCCGGCACTGTTGACCCAGTCCGCGTCCACTGACCTCTTCGACTGGGTGGTGATCGAGGAGGCCGCCAAGGCCTGGCCGACTGAACTCGCCATCCCCCTGGCGCGCGGCACCCGCTGGGCGGTGGTCGGTGACCACCGGCAGCTCCCCGCGCACCGGAGGCGGGAGATCGTCGACTTTCTCGACGAATGCGCGTCGTCGTCGATCGTCGACCTTCAGCTGCACGGCCAACGGAAAGACGCTTACCTGGCTGTATTCGATCTCTTCGGGCAGATGTTCGAGGGAGCCGCTGACCCGGCCGTGCCCCGGCCGCGGCACACCATGCGCACCCAGTACCGCATGCGTGACGCCATCAGCCAAATCGTCAGCCGGATGTTCTACCCGGTGACGCCGACGAAACCCGGCGAGCACACGGACATCAACCGCCCGGGCCTCCTGGAGACCGGACGCGATGACAACGGAATTCTGCATGCGCCGGCGGGCCTCGCCCGGCACGCCGTCGTCTGGATCGACACCACTGATTCCCCGTTGTGCGAGGAAGAATCCGCCTGGCGCAACGCGGGTGAGGTGCAGATCATCGAGCAGTTGCTCGCGTCACTTCGCCCACGGCCGGTGCCGAAACAGGATGGCTACGGCGACCATCCGGTTGCCGTCCTCTCGCCCTATCGGCTTCAGCTGGAGCTCCTGCGCACGCGACCCGACCTGAAGCCGTACGCGTCGACGATCCACGCGTTTCAAGGCAGGGAAGCGAACGTCGTGGTCGTCTCGCTCGTCCGCAACCAGAAGCGGGGCCCTGTTGAGCAGCCGTGGCGCAACATCGGGCACCTCCACGAGCCGGAGCTCGTCAACGTGTTGTTCTCGCGCGCTCGTGAGCACCTGGTGCTGGTCGGCTCGTTCCGGCATTTCCAATACAACGGCGGGCCGATGTGGGCAGACATCTGCACCTTGGTCGAGAAGCACGGGATCGTGCGCAAGGCCGCTGACTTCGTGGAGGCCTGA